One window of the Anopheles cruzii chromosome 2, idAnoCruzAS_RS32_06, whole genome shotgun sequence genome contains the following:
- the LOC128278151 gene encoding TBC1 domain family member 16 has product MPIVNMLKRASSYILGSDDDAEDGATELVYEDNEILFCKNNICVHPPAVVRQESDVLHYPGYLTVTTKTFIDQYNNAKRPTLFLTWIPNSTLRKCPSTVENIVLSRSVIGPGGIGLSESKLKLHQQQLLAPLPRENGLHRKTADAQEKLPAFVEAGENPFTTTIKIANTNPFLEPYNESIAQTATGDNKSMNCSDYSETISISSSSDKASLCNSTEYDGRELEEPEVADDVDDDEGCVIPSEMHSSATAVGDELLDSSVEDQDLKTELQPLLESETGGTKLTAAASAKLHQHMKLPSQSSVTSVNITIASPHIQNVDISPPEAALPAAERFLRSLSITSSDENNPNWMSPELLAYKHNLAFPESASASPIVSRKTPLKCRRFSVDLSQMRALRLFFNDEQCTSGQLVIASRESQYKILHFHHGGLDHLAQVLHQWHCLLHNIKLAPGQDEPANVPYRQFMVCRPEVRKADLHPEEGRVSKITTDYFYGTLLNEKGQIEDDLQLRKCVFFGGLDRSLRKTVWPFLLHCYSTGSTFEDRAALSEIRRQEYEEITRRRLYSMSPEAQAQFWRTVQCVIEKDVVRTDRGNPFFAGDDNPNIDTMKNILLNYAFYNPGMSYTQGMSDLLAPVLCEIKSESETFWCFVGLMQRAIFVCTPTDNDIDRNLCYLRELIRLMVPSFYKHLQKHTDAMELLFCHRWILLCFKREFTEAVAIRMWEACWSNYLTDYFHLFLCLAIIAVYADDVIAQDLRTDEMLLHFSSLAMYMDGQVILRKARGLLHQFRQFPKIPCTLSGLCRRCGPGMWDSGHHPSIECIGHLDHETCALAMD; this is encoded by the exons ATGCCGATCGTCAACATGCTGAAGCGTGCCTCAAGCTACATCCTCGGTAGCGACGATGATGCCGAGGACGGTGCCACGGAGCTAGTGTACGAGGATAACGAGATACTGTTCTGCAAGAACAACATCTGCGTCCATCCGCCGGCCGTGGTGCGCCAGGAGTCGGACGTCCTGCATTACCCCGGTTACCTGACCGTTACCACGAAGACGTTCATCGACCAGTACAACAATGCGAAGCGGCCAACCCTGTTTCTCACCTGGATCCCAAACTCGACGCTGCGCAAGTGTCCCTCGACGGTGGAGAACATCGTCCTGAGCCGCAGTGTCATCGGCCCCGGTGGCATCGGGTTGAGTGAAAGCAAACTGAAGCTTCACCAACAGCAGCTCCTCGCACCATTGCCGAGGGAAAACGGACTGCACAGGAAAACGGCGGACGCACAGGAGAAGCTTCCGGCTTTCGTGGAAGCGGGAGAGAACCCGTTCACGACGACCATCAAGATAGCGAATACCAATCCGTTTCTCGAACCGTACAACGAGTCGATCGCCCAAACGGCAACCGGGGATAATAAGTCGATGAACTGCTCCGACTACTCGGAGACGATCAGCATCAGCTCCAGCTCCGACAAGGCCAGTCTGTGCAACAGCACCGAGTACGATGGGCGTGAACTGGAAGAACCGGAGGTAGCCGACGacgtggacgacgacgaagggtGCGTTATTCCGTCGGAGATGCACAGTTCGGCCACGGCCGTTGGCGACGAGCTGCTCGATAGCTCGGTCGAAGATCAGGACCTTAAAACGGAACTGCAACCGTTGCTAGAGTCGGAAACGGGTGGCACGAAGCTGACCGCAGCGGCCTCGGCCAAACTTCATCAGCACATGAAACTGCCGTCGCAATCGTCGGTCACGTCCGTCAACATTACGATCGCCAGTCCGCACATACAGAACGTGGACATCTCGCCTCCGGAAGCGGCACTCCCAGCTGCTGAGCGCTTCTTGCGTTCGCTGTCGATTACGTCGAGCGATGAAAACAACCCAAACTGGATGTCGCCGGAGCTGCTCGCCTACAAGCACAATCTGGCCTTCCCGGAGAGCGCGTCTGCGTCGCCGATCGTGAGCCGCAAGACACCGCTCAAGTGTCGCCGCTTTTCAGTCGATCTAAGCCAGATGCGGGCCCTGCGGCTGTTCTTTAACGACGAGCAGTGCACCTCCGGTCAGCTGGTAATCGCCTCCCGGGAATCTCAGTACAAGATCTTGCACTTCCACCACGGTGGGCTGGACCATCTGGCGCAGGTTCTTCACCAGTGGCACTGTCTGCTGCACAACATCAAACTGGCCCCCGGGCAGGACGAACCGGCCAACGTGCCGTACCGCCAGTTTATGGTCTGCCGCCCGGAGGTGCGCAAAGCCGATCTGCACCCGGAAGAGGGACGCGTGTCCAAGATTACGACCGACTACTTCTACGGGACGCTACTGAACGAGAAGGGCCAGATCGAGGACGATCTGCAGCTGCGcaagtgtgtgtttttcggtgGGCTCGACCGAAGTCTGCGGAAGACGGTGTGGCCCTTTTTGCTTCACTGCTACAGCACCGGCTCGACGTTCGAGGATCGAGCCGCGCTGTCCGAGATACGGCGCCAGGAGTACGAGGAGATCACGCGGCGCCGCCTCTACTCGATGTCACCGGAAGCGCAGGCCCAGTTCTGGCGCACGGTACAGTGCGTCATCGAGAAAGACGTGGTGCGCACGGACCGGGGCAATCCGTTCTTCGCCGGAGATGATAACCCCAACATCGACACGATGAAGAACATTCTGCTGAACTACGCGTTCTACAACCCGGGCATGTC CTACACGCAGGGAATGAGCGATCTACTGGCACCGGTGCTGTGTGAAATTAAAAGCGAATCCGAAACGTTCTGGTGCTTTGTCGGGCTAATGCAGCGCGCCATCTTCGTTTGCACACCGACGGACAATGATATTGATCGCAATTTG TGCTATCTGAGAGAATTGATCCGGCTTATGGTTCCTAGCTTTTACAAGCACCTACAAAAGCACACTGACGCTATGGAATTGCTGTTTTGCCACCGCTGGATTCTGCT ATGTTTTAAGCGCGAGTTCACCGAAGCGGTCGCCATACGCATGTGGGAAGCCTGCTGGTCAAACTATCTGACCGACTACTTTCACCTTTTCCTTTGCCTGGCCATTATTGCCGTGTACGCCGATGACGTAATTGCTCAAGATTTGCGCACCGACGAAATGCTGCTGCACTTCAGTTCGCTGG CAATGTACATGGATGGACAGGTGATCTTGCGCAAAGCACGTGGACTGCTGCACCAATTCCGCCAGTTCCCAAAGATCCCCTGCACTTTGTCGGGGCTCTGTAGGCGCTGTGGTCCCGGAATGTGGGACTCGGGTCATCATCCATCGATCGAATGTATCGGCCACCTGGATCACGAGACGTGTGCGCTGGCCATGGACTAG